AATACGGAATCGGTAGATCGGTGGAGCCACCGAGGCCGTGTGCGAGCACCGCCACGGACGGCTGGGTCACGGCTGGACTTGAATGGTCGCCACCGTTCGGTCGAGGTGATGCAGTTCGACCGCGACGCTGCCCGGAACGCTGACGGTGAACGAAAATTCCTGGTCGGCGACGGGTTTGACCTCGAACTCGTGGTCGGGGGTGGAGTGCACGTGCAGTTCATCATCGGCGTCGCTGGTGACCCGCAATGTGATCGGCTGGTTCACTTTGGCGGTCAGCGTCGCGTTGGTGGGAGTGACTGCGCCTTTGGCGATGGTGATCTCGACGACCGGCCCGGCGGCCTGCGGCACCGGCGGTGTGGCCGAGCTGCACCCCACCGCGGTCGCCAGCACAGCGCTGACGGCAATCAGCTTGCCCACCTTCACTTTTCGTCCCCTTCAGAGTCGACGCCAGCCTCACCGCGACGGCGGTCGCGGATGGCGATGAACAACACCACACCCACCAAGACCACAGCCGGGGTCAGAGCCGGTAGTGCCAGCACGAGCGCATGGTGGGCGCCGTACGTGACGATCACACCTGCGGCCCCACCTTCGGTCGCGGCTCCTCGAGGCGCGCAGGCTCCTCTTCGGTCCGATTGATCCGGCCGCCGCCCCACGTCAGCGCGGCGATCAGGATCAGTGTGCAGATCAGCACCACCACACCCCCGGCGGCGAACAGCCACGACGGGTGGTCGAGGTTGCGCTCGCGCTGCAGGATGGTGATCTCCGGAACGAACGGGCGGGTGCTGTTCAGCTCCGCGGGCACTCCCGGCGCGTTGATGCCCGGGTCCTCCGGCAGATAGATCGGAACACCGGCCATCAGGGTCCCGTCCTGTACGCGCAGCAAGGTCTTCCACTGGCCCCAGATCGGAACCGGGCGCGTCGAGCGGTAATGGCCGGGGCCGACTCGCTCGAGCCGGTCGACGACCAGGCCCCGCTCATTGGCCAGCCCGCCCTGCCAGGACAGGATGGTGACCCACTCCGGGTTGTCGCTGACCAGACCCGGCGGGTTGATCCGCACGTCGGCGTTGACCATCCGCTCCCCCTGCGGACTCGGCAGATCAGTCAATGTGATTGTGGCGGTGTCATTTTGGGGAACCTCAGTGCGCAGCCCGGTGGCCACGGCACCGCCGATGGCCAGCACCGTCACCACCACGACGGTGATGCCGATCGCGGGTCTGGGCAGTCGCTGCCCGGTGAGGACGATCGACAGCAGCGCCCCGCACAGCCCCATCGTGACCGCGACGGGGATCGCGATCGCCAACGCTTCGGGCCACATGCTCGTCGGCCACGGATAGTGGTAGACCGCCCCGATCCACAACGACTCCAGCCAGAGCCCGACCGTGCCCACACCCAGGCCGGCCACGGCGCCGAACAGGATCGGGCGCTTGGCCAACGCGGTCAGGGCGAGGAGTTCGACCACCACCGCGCACCCGAGGTAGAGCGGGAACCAGCTGGTCGGTGCGCCCAGAACCGGGCCGACGACCAGTGCGACTCCGCCGCGCAGACCGATCGCCAGGAGTGCGGCGATGATGGCCGCCCCGCGGCCCAGCGTCAGTCTCGCGGCCACGAGCGCCATCGCCGCCGCGGCGCCGATCATCATCGGCTGCAGCACCAACCGGAACTGTTCGACACCGAAGTCGTATTCGATCTGGAAGACCGACAGACCGACCACCAGGCCGCCGAACGACAGGTATTGCAGGAACGTGACGAACCGGCTGTCCGCCGGCGCGTCGGCGCCCATCGCGCGGCGCCCCTCGTATTCGAGGTACAGCACAGCCACCAGGGACAGCCCGGCGCCGCCGATCAGCATCAGGTGCGTGGGTCCCCACAGCGTGACGTCTTGGCCGAAGATCCGGTGCCAGACGTCGTCGAGGGGGAAGCCGATCAAGGCGTACAGCCCGCAGCCGGCCATCAGCAGCCCGCCGACCGGGGCGTACCAGTGCCGGGTGATCCGCACGGCAGCCGAGCCGGGCTTGTCGTAGGGCAGGACGACCGCCAGGACTCCGGCGATGAACAGCAGGAACAGTCCGAACAGGATGAAGTAGTGCGCCGGGTTGGCCAGCGGTCCGGGGTCGCGACCCTTACCGATGTGCAGGCTCACGTCCCAGATGAACCCGAACAATGCACAGATCAACGTCGCGGAGAACAGCATGATGCTCAGCGCCACCCATGGCGGACGCTTGAACCTGTTGCCGCCGCGCTCGGCGATGTTGTTCAACCAGGTGATGCGCTTGGTGCGGTGCTGATAACCGATCCACAGCAGCACAGCGGTCACGATTGCCGCAACCACAGACAAGCCGATCACCTGATCCAGCGCCGCGCCACCGCCCTCGGATGCCGCCGCCAGAATCGTCGTACGTTCCCCACCGATCATCGTTGATCCACTCCGCCGTCGAAGTCATGCCGGTATCGGCCTGAAACTGTCCGCCGGAATACCCGGTACCGGCGGTCTCTACACGGAGTTTTTCATGCCCTCAGGCGCGGCGGGCGACCACGTCCACAAACAGCTTGTGCACCCGCCTGTCACCAGTCATTTCGGGGTGAAATGCGGTGGCGAGCACCCGGCCCTGCCGAACCGCGACGATGTGGTCCCCTGCGCGCGCCAGGACCTGCACGTCCGGCCCGACCCGCTCCACCCATGGCGCCCGGATGAACACCGCGTGCGCGGGGCCGTCGAGGCCCTCGAAGTCGATGTCCCCCTCGAAGGAATCGACCTGTCGGCCGAACGCGTTGCGCCGCACGGTCATATCGATGCCACCGAGAGGAACCGCCTCGCGCCCCTCGGCGCCGGCATCGAGGATCTCGGTGGCCAGCAGGATCATGCCCGCACACGAACCGTAGGCCGGCATGCCGTCGGCCAGCCGCGTGCGCAGCGGCTCCAGCAGCTCGAATTCGCGCAGCAGGTGGCTCATGGTGGTCGACTCGCCACCGGGGATGACCAGGGCGTCGACGGCGTCGAGCTCGCTCGCGCGGCGCACGGTCGAGGCTTCGGCGCCGGCCTCACGCAGGGCGGCCAGGTGTTCGCGGGTGTCGCCTTGCAGGGCCAGCACGCCGACGTGGACCGGAGCCGCCAGGCCGGCGACATCGGACGGCGTCACGGCCCGGCGTACCCGCGCTTGTAGCGGGTCAGCCCCTCCTGCATGACCGCCGCGACCATCTCGCCGTACTGGTTGAAAATCTTGCCCTGGGTCAGCGACCGGCCACCGCACGACGACGGCGAGGACTGGTCATAGAGAAGCCACTCGTCGGCGCGGAATGGCCGCATGAACCACATGGCGTGGTCCAACGAGGCGACCATCAGGTGCTTGCGTTCCTCGACGTGGTTGACCTGCGCCGAGCCGAGCAGCGTGAGGTCGCTCATGTAGGCCAACGCGCAGATGTGCAACACCGAATCGTCGGGCAGCGGGTCCTTGTGCTTGAACCACACCTGCTGCTGAGAAGCCTTGCCGGGCAGCCGGGTCACCTGGTCGCGCGGGACCATCCGGACGTCCCACTCCTCGAACTGCGCGAATCCCGCCTCGTCGAACACACCGCCCTTGGAGATGAAGCCGGGCAGGTCGTCGGGCGGCGGCGCGGCGGGCATCTCGTCCTGGTGCTCGATGCCGCTCTGGTCGGTCTGGAACGACGCCGACATCGAGAAGATGGTCTCGCCGTGCTGGACGGCGTTGACCCGCCGGGTGACGAAGGAGCCGCCGTCACGCAGCGCCTCGACGAGATACACCGCCGGAGCGGTGGCGTCGCCGGGCCGCAGGAAATACCCGTGCAGCGAGTGCACCTGGAACTTGGGGTCGACGGTACGCACCGCCGACACCAGCGACTGGCCGGCCACGTGACCGCCGAATGTGCGCTGCAGGAAACCGGATTCGGGACTGAACACCCGGCCGCGGTAGATGTTGACCTCGAGCTGTTCCAGATCGAGGATCTCTTCGATTGCCACGGGGTTTACCAGCCGCGCTGAGCGAGTCGGTGCGGCTCCGCGATCTCCTCCACGTTGATTCCGACCATGGGCTCACCCAGACCCCTCGACACCCGCGCCAGAACATCGGGGTCGTCGTAGAACGTGGTGGCCTTGACGATGGCGGCCGCCCGCACGGCGGGGTCGCCGGACTTGAAGATTCCGGAGCCGACGAACACACCTTCGGCGCCGAGCTGCATCATCATCGCGGCGTCGGCGGGAGTGGCGATGCCGCCTGCGGTGAACAGCGTCACCGGCAGCTTGCCTGCCCGGGCGACCTCGACGACGAGGTCATACGGCGCCTGCATGTCCTTGGCGGCGACGTAGAGTTCGTCCTCCGACAGCGACGACAGCCGGCGGATCTCGGCGCCGATCGCGCGCATGTGGGTGGTGGCGTTGGAGACGTCGCCGGTGCCGGCCTCGCCCTTGGAGCGAATCATCGCCGCGCCTTCGGTGATGCGGCGCAGCGCCTCGCCCAGGTTGGTCGCACCGCAGACGAACGGCACGGTGAACTTCCACTTGTCGATGTGGTGGGTGTAGTCGGCCGGGGTCAGCACCTCGGACTCGTCGACGTAGTCCACCCCGAGGCTCTGCAGGATCTGTGCCTCGACGAAATGCCCGATGCGCGCCTTGGCCATCACCGGGATGGTGACCGCGGCGATGATGCCCTCGATCAGGTCGGGGTCGCTCATCCGGGCCACGCCGCCCTGGGCGCGGATGTCGGCCGGGACGCGTTCGAGCGCCATCACGGCCACTGCTCCGGCGCCTTCGGCGATGCGCGCCTGTTCAGGGGTGACGACATCCATGATGACGCCGCCCTTGAGCATCTCCGCCATGCCGCGCTTGACCCGAGCGGTACCCGTCTGCGCGCTGGCCGAGCCGTTGGATCCAGCCGCGTTAGCTCCGGTTTCCACTGTTAGTCCCTTCGTTTGATACGGATCCAGTCTAAAGGGCGATTCCAAACTGAATATTTCACCGGTGGGCAGGAGCGAAGCGACCCGGGAATCACCCTGCTCAGTGGATCGGGTGCAACTCTGCGCGCGGCCCGCCACGGCCGTCGGCCAGCGAGTTCGCCTCCTCGAGAAGCTCCCCGAGCTGCAGCGGATATACCCGCTGCCCGCTCGCGGCCAGCTCACCGATCGTGCTGGAGTCACACCATCTGTGGCCGTGAATGTACCGCAGTTCCAGCGGCGTCCGCCCGGCCGCGGTCGGTTCGAACCGGGCGGTGCGGTGCACGAAGTAGAACTCCTGGCTGGCGACGACGGTGCTGTTGAAATCGATGATCGACTCGCGCCGCCACACCGGCCCGACCATCGCGTCCGGGTCGACACGCAGTCCGGTCTCCTCGAGGATCTCCCGGACCGCGGCGTCGACCAGCCGTTCCCCGGGCAGCGCCTGCCCGCCGACGGTGAACCACCAGCGCGGCGCCTCCCCGCCGGTGAACGCGGGGTCGGATCCGCAGAACAACAACACGGCACCCTGCTCGTCGAGCAGCACCACCCGCGCCGAGGTGCGGCGATCAACCTGATCGGAAGCATCCGGGGTGGATTCGGGAACGCGCTCGGCGATCTCGAAGTAGGTCGGCAGCGGTGCCGTACCGGCCAGCCGCAACCACCGCACCGGACGCCGTTCCCGCAACGCCAGGGTGTCGCGCACGGCGTCGTTGTGGAACCGGCGGGCCAGCAGCACGCGGGCCTCGGCGTCGGCGAGCTCGGCCACCAGCGACACCGGCATGGAGATCGGATCGACCATCGCCAGCGCGGCGGACAGATCGTTCTCGGCGGCCTCGCGGCCGCTTCGGGGTGCGCGCTCGGCGGCATCGGCCAGCGCTGCGAGCCGCTTTCCTTCAGGTCGTCCGCGATAGCTGTCGGCGGCGACCGCGCGGGCCACCACCGCGCGCCGGGCCAGGGCCCCGTCGAGCGCCTGCCAGGACAGGTCGTAGCGGATGTGCAGACGGTTCAGCCGGCTGGCGGTCTGCAAGGCCAGCATTGCGCTGACCACCAGCACGAGGATCAGGATCGCGGTCAGCACCCAGTACAGCGGGGCAGGCACTTAGCTCGACCCCCGAGTCGCTTCGCTTCTGCCCGCCGAGCCCGCCACCTGAACTTTGATCCCGGCCCCTGCGACGGTTTCGTAGACCCGCATGATCTGGTCGGCCACCACCGGCCAGTCGTAGCGGCGCACCGCGACATTGGCCGCTTTCACGTACCGCGCGCGCAAGGCTTCGTCGTCGAGGAGCTCGATCAGCGCGTCGGCCATGGCAGCGGAGTCGTCGACAGCAACCAGCCGGCCGGCCTTGCCGTCGAGCAGCACCCGCCGGAACGCGTCGAGGTTGCTGGCCACCACCGGGGTGCCGGCGGCCATCGCTTCGACCAGCACGATGCCGAAGCTCTCACCGCCGGTGT
This is a stretch of genomic DNA from Mycobacterium sp. ELW1. It encodes these proteins:
- the pdxS gene encoding pyridoxal 5'-phosphate synthase lyase subunit PdxS; protein product: METGANAAGSNGSASAQTGTARVKRGMAEMLKGGVIMDVVTPEQARIAEGAGAVAVMALERVPADIRAQGGVARMSDPDLIEGIIAAVTIPVMAKARIGHFVEAQILQSLGVDYVDESEVLTPADYTHHIDKWKFTVPFVCGATNLGEALRRITEGAAMIRSKGEAGTGDVSNATTHMRAIGAEIRRLSSLSEDELYVAAKDMQAPYDLVVEVARAGKLPVTLFTAGGIATPADAAMMMQLGAEGVFVGSGIFKSGDPAVRAAAIVKATTFYDDPDVLARVSRGLGEPMVGINVEEIAEPHRLAQRGW
- the tesB gene encoding acyl-CoA thioesterase II codes for the protein MAIEEILDLEQLEVNIYRGRVFSPESGFLQRTFGGHVAGQSLVSAVRTVDPKFQVHSLHGYFLRPGDATAPAVYLVEALRDGGSFVTRRVNAVQHGETIFSMSASFQTDQSGIEHQDEMPAAPPPDDLPGFISKGGVFDEAGFAQFEEWDVRMVPRDQVTRLPGKASQQQVWFKHKDPLPDDSVLHICALAYMSDLTLLGSAQVNHVEERKHLMVASLDHAMWFMRPFRADEWLLYDQSSPSSCGGRSLTQGKIFNQYGEMVAAVMQEGLTRYKRGYAGP
- the pdxT gene encoding pyridoxal 5'-phosphate synthase glutaminase subunit PdxT yields the protein MAAPVHVGVLALQGDTREHLAALREAGAEASTVRRASELDAVDALVIPGGESTTMSHLLREFELLEPLRTRLADGMPAYGSCAGMILLATEILDAGAEGREAVPLGGIDMTVRRNAFGRQVDSFEGDIDFEGLDGPAHAVFIRAPWVERVGPDVQVLARAGDHIVAVRQGRVLATAFHPEMTGDRRVHKLFVDVVARRA
- a CDS encoding NUDIX domain-containing protein — protein: MLALQTASRLNRLHIRYDLSWQALDGALARRAVVARAVAADSYRGRPEGKRLAALADAAERAPRSGREAAENDLSAALAMVDPISMPVSLVAELADAEARVLLARRFHNDAVRDTLALRERRPVRWLRLAGTAPLPTYFEIAERVPESTPDASDQVDRRTSARVVLLDEQGAVLLFCGSDPAFTGGEAPRWWFTVGGQALPGERLVDAAVREILEETGLRVDPDAMVGPVWRRESIIDFNSTVVASQEFYFVHRTARFEPTAAGRTPLELRYIHGHRWCDSSTIGELAASGQRVYPLQLGELLEEANSLADGRGGPRAELHPIH